Proteins encoded by one window of Venturia canescens isolate UGA chromosome 2, ASM1945775v1, whole genome shotgun sequence:
- the car gene encoding vacuolar protein sorting-associated protein 33A: protein MSSAHLSGGRINIGLIQEQARKTLLCLLEKCDGTKAIVWDQSLAGPTGLVAKYNLLEENDVVKMYPLCGGKLPPTNVANIIFITRPQLHLIDLIAENVHGEQNNSQRKEFHIFFVPRKSLLCEKKLQNRGVFGSFTLIEEFPCDLFPFDSDLVSMELTHTFKEFYLENDPTCLYQVAQAIQSLQRLYGKISRITGRGPAANKVWELLKRLDREEEDVKFNNSQSAPIEHLLLLDRSIDLLSPLVTQLTYEGLIDEIFGIKNTTVHLPPEKFHTSDDSPTVVSLDKKEQIILNSGEELFAEIRDKNFNGVGPVLSQKAKIISSQFDERHGDKSVQEIKQFVARLPHMLATKQSLARHTTIAEMVKEVTDSSEFLESLQIEQELLNCIDTDKPNSYIEDMIAQQKPLLKVLRLLCIQSLTNSGLKPKLLDYYKKEIIQTYGFQHLPTLLNLEKAGLLRSQQSARQYAVLRKALRLTVEDENEIAPKDISYVHSVYAPLSIRLAEQLVQPGGWQGLNDVLGLLPGPAVSSDLRNTSGTYRRNSLTSEDSSSEPPRLVLVFFIGGCTYAEISALRFLSQQEDLNVEFVVGTTKLINGNTFLTSLMENLEENTK, encoded by the exons ATGTCTTCGGCACATTTGTCAGGTGGGCGAATAAATATAGGGCTGATACAAGAACAGGCGAGAAAAACATTACTttgtttgttggaaaaatgtgaTGGCACAAAG gCGATCGTTTGGGACCAATCCCTTGCAGGCCCAACAGGCCTAGTGGCAAAATATAATTTGCTTGAGGAGAACGATGTTGTCAAAATGTATCCTCTATGCGGTGGTAAACTTCCACCCACCAATGTAGCTAacataatatttataacacGACCTCAGTTACATCTGATAGACCTAATTGCAGAAAATGTCCATGG AGAGCAAAACAACAGTCAGCGAAAGGAGTTCCATATCTTCTTTGTGCCACGAAAGAGTTTgctgtgtgaaaaaaaattgcagaatcgAGGAGTTTTTGGGAGTTTCACTCTCATTGAGGAATTTCCATGCGATTTGTTCCCCTTTGacagtgatctcgtttccatGGAATTGACACATACCTTCAAAGAATTCTATTTAGAAAACGATCCAACTTGCCTATACCAAGTAGCCCAAGCGATACAAAGTCTGCAAAGATTGTATGGCAAGATATCACGAATTACAGGGCGAGGTCCAGCTGCCAACAAAGTGTGGGAGTTGCTGAAGCGCTTAGATCGAGAGGAGGAAGATGTTAAATTCAATAACTCCCAATCAGCACCTATTGAACATTTGCTATTGCTTGACAGGAGCATTGATCTCTTGTCACCTTTAGTAACTCAATTGACCTACGAGGGCCTCATAGATGAAATATTCGGCATTAAAAACA ctACCGTACATCTGCCGCCTGAAAAATTTCACACATCTGACGATTCTCCAACCGTTGTTTCTCTCGATAAGAAGGAACAAATTATTCTGAATTCTGGAGAAGAATTGTTTGCTGAGATTAG AGACAAGAATTTCAACGGTGTGGGACCAGTTTTGAGTCAGAAAGCCAAAATAATATCATCTCAATTTGATGAGAGACATGGGGATAAAAGCGTTCaggaaataaaacaatttgttgCGAGATTACCTCACATGCTAGCAACCAAGCAATCATTGGCCAGGC ATACAACCATAGCTGAAATGGTTAAAGAAGTTACAGACTCCAGCGAGTTTCTGGAGTCATTGCAAATTGAGCAAGAATTATTGAATTGCATAGATACAGACAAGCCCAATTCTTACATCGAGGATATGATAGCTCAGCAAAAACCGTTGTTGAAAGTTTTGCGACTCTTGTGTATACAATCCCTGACGAATTCGGGCTTGAAACCAAAGTTGCTGGATTATTACAAGAAAGAAATTATCCAGACATACGGTTTTCAGCATCTCCCGACTTTGttgaatcttgaaaaagctgGATTACTCCGTTCGCAACAATCTGCTAGACAGTACGCCGTTCTGAGGAAAGCATTGAGACTCACAGTGGAGGACGAGAATGAGATTGCACCCAAAGATATAAGTTATGTACACTCGGTGTATGCCCCATTGAGCATACGCTTGGCCGAGCAGCTTGTCCAACCGGGAGGCTGGCAAGGTTTGAATGATGTTTTGGGTTTGCTTCCGGGACCAGCGGTCAGCAGCGACCTGAGAAATACTTCCGGGACTTATCGAA GAAATTCTTTGACGAGCGAAGACTCGAGTTCGGAGCCACCAAGATTAGTTCTGGTATTTTTCATCGGTGGTTGCACATACGCAGAAATTTCGGCGTTACGATTCCTATCCCAACAAGAAGACC TAAACGTTGAATTTGTCGTGGGAACAACGAAACTGATTAACGGAAACACATTCCTGACATCTCTCATGGAGAATCTAGAGGAGAACACTAAATGA